TTATTTTATTGGAGACATTAATAACCTCAACATAATCGGAAGTATTTTCAGAAGAATTAAATAAAATTTCATTTATAAGCAAATCTCCTTCTTCCGGTTTTTCTCCGAAAATAATATCTAATTGATAAACCGAATTTTCCGCCAAAGGTGTTCCTCCTGATTCATTAATACATTCATGCCAATTTTTATAATCGGATTCTTTATCATAAGGATCGATTAGCTCCAACGACCAGCCACCGGAATATTTTTCATCAGAGAAAAACATCTGCGAACTATAATCAATTCTATCAATTAAATTATTTTGTGAATCAAATAAAGTCAACGTATCCAAGTTTTTTATAGTAAGAGAAGTAAAATTAAATACGCCATCATAAACGTCATAATCCGACTTATTTACAGTTAGTAATAAATAATCAGAAATAAAAACCTCCTTGTTTGGAAGTTCAAATATTTTATCCGAAGAAAACAATTGCCAAGAGGAAATATCATAAACATAATTTTTAGTATTAAACAATTCAATATATCTGTGCGCCGGTAACAGATTCGGTGCAGGATTAACATCAAACATTACTTCGTTAATAACAATATCTCTATATTCCGGTTTGTGAACGAAAACATGCAAACAAGTGTCAATCATAACATTACCCCTATAATCAACAATATTTTTCACACAGAGTCGATCGGCAAATTCATTATTAAATCCAACAAAGTTCAACAAAAAATATCTACTGCTATTACCAATATTAATGATCTGATTAGGATATTGAAACCGTTCGTTCAACATATAATTATATTTGTTATCTGCATTTATGACCGCTTTGGAAAATTCTACGATTAATGAGCCTATATCTTTATAAATTATATTTAAGATTTCAGGTAAACTTGTGTCAATATTAAGTTCGCAAATAAGAAAATCATCGAAATAAAATCTATTCGAATTAGACGACGTAAATACGCAATGCAATCCAAAATACTTAGGCTGAAAGGCAAAATATGAAAACCCTTCATTTTCTTTTATATAATATTCATTTTCTGCATTTTTGGAAAACAGAGTCCATTTCCCGTTATCATTTTCAATTTTAATGTCTTTATTAAAAGATGATGCGATATTGGCATCAACTCCCCGAAGAATTTTTATATGCTCAGAATTTGAATAGGAGTATAATTCTATCGCATCATTTTGTCCTGCCTCTCCAAATTTCAAATAATATCCTTTCGAAATTAATTCAGGGATTAAAGTATCTGCCACCAACCAAACAATAAGAAAATTATTTGCTGAGGGAGAAAATCTAAGGTTTATATTAAAATTCCATTCCGTTTTATTTAACATTTTATTTTCAGTAAATAAAAATGCTTCATTTTCATTTTCGGCACAAAGTTGTAAAACATTATCATCATTTATACAAAAAAGATGAGGGTGTCCTTGCCATTGGGGCTCTAAAGCAAAATTTCCATCATCAAAATTATCATTAAACTGGGCATGAACAAAGTTTACCAAAGCAATAAACAATAGGATAAATAAACAAGAAATCTTCATAATATTTTTTTATATTATATTGCAAAAACATCCAGACATAACCATACATTAATTAAATTTTCTAAAAAAAGTTTTTTTTATCTTTTCTTTGTTACCTTTGCAACCAAATTATTCTAAAATTGAAATATAAAATTAAATTTATGAAAAAGATTCTCCCCATATTAATATTAATCTTATCAATAAGCACAACAATAACAGCACAGATTCCGGAAAATATTAAGAGGCATTATACCAATTCTTTTGATGTTTTCACGATCATTTCAACAAACAAACCGGAAAATTTTAACCCACGTGCTATTAATCAGGGATTCAGACTTTCTGCTTCTTATGTTATTCCTTTCGGAAAATCTAATTTCTCATTTAGTATAGGCGCGGGTATCAGTTTTCAAAATTATTATATTGATGCTTTACCGAAAGATATGTTACCTTCATCATTGCAATTGGAAGGAATGGGTGATAATTTTTATTTCTTAAAAATAGATTCTATAACTGACCCCTCGATAACTTATTCTCGTAACAAAATGACCTTAACATACATAGATATTCCTTTCGAATTTAGATATTGCGGTAATAAAGGTTTTAAAGTTTCTGTAGGAGCAAAAATCGACTTTCTTATAAATTCATATTTTAAATTTAAAGGAACTGATTACTTATATGGAACCGAAGGGGATATTAAAATCAAGAAATATAATTTAGATCATTTATCGGCTTTTCAAATCGGACCTATTGTTCGAATCGGTTGGAAATGGTTCAATGCTTATGCAACATACTCGTTAACACCGGTCTATGATGCCGGCGCCGGAAGTAAATTAAACCCTATTACTGTAGGAATATCATTTACTCCTGAATATTAAAACCTGTATAACACTCCCTGACACAGTACACAAAGTCAATATTTAGAAATTATGAAAATTCTTTATAATTTGCAATATTAGTATAATTTATTGTATCCTTATCCTATCAAATAAAATGTAGAATATTATTTACAAACTCCTTTTATTTAATATTTAAATCCCAAAGCAATAAGCACAAACAAGATACTTATCAGTGTTTCCAAACAATAGTTAATGGCAAGTGATTTATTTTTAATAATTTGTGCCCATCCGATAATTCCAAAAAGAAATATCAGAATGAACAGAAACAACTGATTCGAAGCCAATCCGTTTTTCATAAACCAAATATACAAAGCAATAATTTCTCCTATTCCAATTGCATAAAAATTAATTTTAGCAAATATTGATACGAGTCCGCATAAAAAAATAAACATCGCATTCCACATAAAGAACAAAATCATTATCCACGGCAGGTTAATTCCTGTGAAAGAACGACTTATAGCGAAAAAAACCACTGCCATCATACAAGCAAACATTCCTGTCCACAATTTCTTATTTTCTTCCGATGGAACATAAATCCGTGCTTTCTTTATCGCAAAAAAACATAGACATGGAATTATTATCGATACTAAAATCATAAACAACAAAACATATAATTTAATGTTTGCATTTATTACATTGGAAGTGTATATATTACAATAAAAGAACAGAATAATAATATAAGTAGGAATACAAAGCGGATGGAAAATTGTATTTATAACTGATGCGATATTTTTTTCAAACACCGACATATTATATTTGTTTGCGTAATCTTGCTACAGGAATATTTAGCTGCTGGCGGTACTTAGCTACAGTTCTTCTGGCGATGGGATAACCTTTTTTATTCAAATATTCCATAAGCTCATCATCGGTCATCGGCTTATTTTTATCTTCATTATTAACGCACTCTTGCATTATAGCTTTTATTTCTCTAGTAGAAACTTCTTCTCCGGAATCATTTTCCATTGCTTCCGAAAAGAAATATTTCAAAAGAAATGTGCCATAAGGTGTCCTAACATATTTGCTATTAATAACTCTAGATACAGTTGAAATATTCATTTCGATTTTATCAGCTATATCTTTAAGAACCATCGGCTTAAGCTTGATTTCATCTCCGGTAACAAAAAAATCATACTGCAACTCAATAATTGTTTGCATTGTATTCATCAAAGTTTTTTGTCTTTGATTGATTAAATCTATGAAAGTTTTTCCCGATTCGATTTTTTGTTTGATATATGCAACGGCCTCTTTTTTAGACTCTTCAGAAGAATTATTAAGATTTCGGAGCATTGAAATATAGCTATTCTTAATTTTTAATTCGGGAACATTCTGAGATGTTAAACTAAGTACAGGTTCCCCATCAACAATATTAACAATAAAATCTGGAATAATATAACCGATAGTTTTTGCCGTTTCACTCATCGAGTTACCCGGTTTCGGATTTAATTTCAAAATAACTTTTTCAGCATCTTTTAACTGTTCTTCGTTAATCTTTAATTTTGAAAGAATTTTATTGTAATGTTTTTTTGTAAATTCATCAATGCATTTTTCAATAATTGCCGTTGCCAAGACAACATTTTCATCTTGCGGCAACCTCTTCAATTGAATCAACAAACATTCTTGAAGATTTCTTGCTCCTACTCCCGGCGGATCCAAGGTCTGAATCTTAGACAAAACCATTTCAATTTCTTTCGTCGAAACTTCAATCCCTTCCGTTGTAATCAAATCATCAGACAAAAAAGTCAAATCACGATTAAGATATCCTGATTCATTCAGATTACCAATAATGTACTCGGCAACTATATATTGCTCACTGTCAAGATCAAGCATCAATATTTGCTCTTGAAGAAAATCTAAAAAACTTTTCCTTGAGGCAATCGGAATTTCCTTCCGTTCATCATCTTTACTTACATTATTAGTATATAACTTATAAGCAGGAATTTCATCGTCATCATCGCTGATATAATCTTCAAAGGAAAATTCATTATCGGAATCGGTTTCATCACTCTCATAATCACTTGCTTCATCATATTCATCATTTGTCGCAGAAGCTTCGCCTTCTTCATAATCATCAGTCGTTCCAATATCACTAACATCTTCTAAAACCGGATTTTCCTCAATCTCTTCTTTGATTCTTTGTTCAAGTGCCATAACTGGCAGTTGCAACAATTTCATCAACTGAATTTGCTGTGGCGAAAGTTTTTGTTGTTGTTTTAATTGAAGTTTTTGATTTAACATGATTTTGATCTTTTAAAATTCAGCATTGCCGGGCGTACGCGGAAAAGCAATAACATCACGAATATTGCTCATTCCCGTTACAAAAAGTAACAGACGTTCGAAGCCGAGTCCGAAACCACTATGTTCAACGGTTCCGAATTTTCGGGTATCCAAGTACCAAGACATTTCTTTTTCGGGGACACCCATTTCTTTCATGCGTGTCAACAACTTATCATAATCGGCTTCCCTTTCGGAACCGCCTATAATCTCACCAATCTGAGGAAATAAAACATCCATAGCTCTAACCGTCTTGCCGTCATCATTCTGTTTCATATAGAAAGCCTTAATATCTTTAGGATAATCCGTAAGAATCACCGGTTTTTTAAAATGATATTCAACAAGATATCTTTCGTGTTCCGATTGAAGATCAACACCCCAACCATCGACGGGGTATTTAAATTTTTTCTTTTTATTATGATTTGAATTTTTCAGGATATCTATTGCTTCGCTATATTTAATACGAACAAAATCGTTAGCCAATACAAATTCCAATTTTTCAATCAGTTGCATCGCCGAACGTTCGTTTTGAGGTTTATCTTTTTCCTCATTAACCTGTCTGTCGTTCAAAAATCTCAGATCATCTGCACAATTATCTAAAGCATATTTAACTAAATACTTAAGCATTTCTTCCGCAAGATCCATATTATCATTGATATCACAGAAAGCCATTTCCGGCTCAACCATCCAAAATTCTGCCAGGTGCCTTGCTGTATTCGAATTCTCAGCTCTGAAAGTCGGACCGAAAGTATAGATCTCCGATAAAGCCATTGCAGCAAGTTCTCCTTCGAGTTGACCGGAAACTGTCAGGCTTGTTTCTTTTTCGAAGAAATCTTTAGAATAATCTATCATTCCCAAATCGTTTTTCGGTAAATCAAGAAGATCCAGAGTAGTAACTCTAAACATTTCACCGGCACCTTCACAGTCGGAAGCCGTAATTATCGGAGTATTAATATAAAAGAATCCTTTATCATTAAAAAATTTATGAATTGCATAAGCCATCGCATGGCGAATTCTGAAAACAGCTCCGAAAATATTTGTTCTAAATCTCAAATGTGCTATCTCTCTAAGAAATTCCAAAGAATGTTTTTTCGGTTGTAGAGGATATAACTCCGGATCAGCAAAACCTGTTACTTCTAATTTTTCAGATATAAGTTCGCCGGCTTGTTTATCTCCTTGTGATTTAACCCATTTACCAATACACGAAATTGATGAACCAACCGAACATTTCGATATTAACTCATCATCCGGATCATTAATAACTATTTGTAAATTATTTATGGTAGATCCGTCGTTCACTGCTAAGAAAGCAACATTTTTACTCACTCTTTTATTTCGAATCCAACCCTTTACAACAACTATAGAGTTATAATCTTCGTTTACCAACAAATCAACAATCTTAATTCTTTTAGTTTTACTCATATTAAAAATACATTTTTGCAAAGATAATTCTTTTAATGGAGAATGTAAAACAGAGAATAGAGAATTTTCATTTTAATTTTTTTTAAAATATTTATGACTAAAAGTTTGCTTTAATAATTTTTTTTTCAGTTCTTTGCTAAATTAAAAGAGCAGCCGAAAACTTTATAGAGTAGGCAAAACTAAAATTACTATTTATGGCACGTACTTTTTTTAAAACTGTAAAAAATTCTATTAAGAATTGGTATCTTGCATTAATCGCAGGTATTGTACTCATTGCATTAGGGATCTGGGTTCTATTTACTCCGTCTGAAGCCTATGTATCTTTAGCAATTCTCTTCAGCATTTCGTTTCTCATTATCGGTATTATTGACATTGTATTTTCAATTTCCAATAAGGATGAAATAGACGGTTGGGGTTGGACTTTAGCCTCCGGAATATTGGGTGTGATTTTAGGTATAATCCTGATGATTCATCCGGTAATTTCTTTTACAACACTACCGCTTTTCGTCGGATTTTTAATCGTCTTCAGATCAATTTATTTAATCGGTCTTTCAATAGATCTCCGTCAATACAGAATTAGTGGTTGGGGATATTTACTGGCATTGAGTATTATTACATTAATCTTAGGTATTATTCTATTATTCAATCCGATGTTATCAGCATTAACACTTGTTGTTTTTACAGGCGTTGGTTTTATTGTAATGGGTATATATGCAATTTACGCTTCTATAAAACTTAAGAAGTTGAAAAATAAGATTGACAAAGCAATAGAAATCGAAAAATAAACTCGAAAAAATAAAAAAGCCTCTTAAATTAAGAGGCTTTTTTATTTCATGAAAGTAAAAACAATTGAATATTTTTTCCTATCTTTGTCCGATTAAAATCGAAAAATTTGCATGCATGTAGAATTATTAACTTAGATATTGAGTGTTATGGTTGAAACTCTAAAATTTGGAACATTAAAATGGCACAATATTCCAAATCCTATTGACGATGATATTGATTTTTTACTTGATGAATTTCACTTCCATCCTCTCGCTATCGAAGATTGTATGAGCTCTACAAATCAGAGACCTAAGATAGATGTCTATGATGATTATTATTTTCTAATATTACATTTCCCTTATTTAGACAAACAAAATAAATTTTTACGCATACGTGAAGTGAAAATTTTTTGGGGAGAAAATTATATAATAACTATAGGAAAGGCGCATTGGACAGTACTTGAAATGTTTGAAGAAGCGAAACAATCGACTCTTTCTGAAGATAATAATGAAGATTTTATGTTCGGTTCTTCCGATCAATTACTATATAGAATTATGCAGAAAATGATGGAAGAAACCTATAAACTTGTAAGACGCATTGGAATAGGAATTGATTATATTAATACCGAAATGTTTGATAACAAGGCTGATAGATCTATCGAAAATATTTCAATATCAAGAAAAAATGTAATTCTTCTAAATACGACTTTCAAACCTCAAGTACGATTATTCCATAAGTTCGAATCCGGGGAAATAAAAGGTTATGCCGATAATATGGAAGAATACTGGAGTAATATTCTCGATTACGTTCAAAAGATTTGGGATATGACTGAAGATTTCGGCGAATTAATTGAAAGTTTATCCAAAACATTTGACTCTATGCAGGCAAACAGAACTAATGAAATAATTAAGATTCTCACATTTTTCTCTTCCGTACTTTTGCCTTTAACATTTATTACCGGTTTATACGGAATGAATGTTAACCTGCCTTTCGGTGAATCCAGAAATGCGTTTATATTATTAATTGGCGTAATGATAGTTACTATTGTCGGAATGCTTTTATTTTTTAAAAGGAAACGTTGGTTATAAAATGTATAATTCTATAGATCAATATAATATTCAGGAATTTTCTTCTTGGAGCCCTTCTTTTGATAAGAAATTGATAATTGCCGGACCTTGTTCTGCCGAAAGCGAAAAACAAGTTCTTAATACAGCCGAAGCAATTGTAAATGATATAAATATATTTCGCGTAGGAATATGGAAAGCGCGTACACAACCTAAAACTTTTACAGGAATAGGTAAATCCGGACTGAAATGGTTGAAAAAAGTTGAAGAACTTTTCAACATTCCGACGATGATTGAGGTATTATCTCCCGAACATGTGAAATATGCTCTTGATCATAATATAAAGTATGTTTGGCTCGGCGCAAGAACAACCGTAAATCCTTATTTAACAGAAGAAATAGCCTTAGCTCTTGCGGGTAGTGATATGCGGGTTTTTATAAAAAACCCTATGGTTCCTGATATTTCTTTATGGATGGGAGCAATCGAACGTATTAATAACGCAGGAATAAACAAAATAGCAGCTATACACCGCGGATTTCAATCAATGTATTCCGCGCCTTATAGAAACGAACCCATTTGGGAAATACCTATCAAATTAAAATGTATGTTCCCATCGTTACCTATACTTTGCGACCCAAGTCATATTGCCGGTAAAACCGAATATATAGAAGAAATTGTCAATAAGGCTTTATCCTTAGATATGTCGGGATTAATGATCGAGACACACATTTCACCTAAAGATGCCCTTTCCGATAGAGCACAACAATTATCTCCGGGTGAATTACACGAACTTCTAAAATCTATTGATTCGTCACAAAATAATATTATAAATTCCGGTATAGGACAAATTGACGAATCCGTAAGACAAATAGAAACTCTAAGAAAATTAATAGACTCTCTTGATGAAAGTATGTTGAAAACAATTTCGCAACGTTTAAAAGCCGTAGAAGAAATAGGAAAACTAAAAAAAGATATCAATATTCCTGCTCTACAAGTTTCAAGATGGAAAGAAATAATAGAAAATAGAATTAATATAGGCAACAATCTGAACCTACCGGAAAAATTTGTTGAAAAGTTAATGGAAATAATTCATTATGAAGCTTTAAAACGACAGTAACATCAATTACTCCACTCAAAGCTTTCTACAAAAACTTCAATATCCTCCTTAATAAATTTGATAATCGGGGCAACCGAATCATTATTAGGTACGTGATCAAAATAAAGCGCTCCTCGCAAAAAATTATTAACACTATCCGTAAGATAAAATTGGAAAGGAGTTGCCGCATCATTACCTTCAATGCTGATATATAATCCGTAAACTTTATATTCAGGCTTCACAATAACCGAATAATTAATAGCCGAAGCTTTCTGCATATGATTAAAGGCAAGCTTTCGAGCATCTTCTATATATTGGTTTAA
Above is a window of Bacteroidales bacterium DNA encoding:
- a CDS encoding lamin tail domain-containing protein, with amino-acid sequence MKISCLFILLFIALVNFVHAQFNDNFDDGNFALEPQWQGHPHLFCINDDNVLQLCAENENEAFLFTENKMLNKTEWNFNINLRFSPSANNFLIVWLVADTLIPELISKGYYLKFGEAGQNDAIELYSYSNSEHIKILRGVDANIASSFNKDIKIENDNGKWTLFSKNAENEYYIKENEGFSYFAFQPKYFGLHCVFTSSNSNRFYFDDFLICELNIDTSLPEILNIIYKDIGSLIVEFSKAVINADNKYNYMLNERFQYPNQIINIGNSSRYFLLNFVGFNNEFADRLCVKNIVDYRGNVMIDTCLHVFVHKPEYRDIVINEVMFDVNPAPNLLPAHRYIELFNTKNYVYDISSWQLFSSDKIFELPNKEVFISDYLLLTVNKSDYDVYDGVFNFTSLTIKNLDTLTLFDSQNNLIDRIDYSSQMFFSDEKYSGGWSLELIDPYDKESDYKNWHECINESGGTPLAENSVYQLDIIFGEKPEEGDLLINEILFNSSENTSDYVEVINVSNKIISLRDIDFCVYSESSTKVYSIGYANTLIYPDEIKMFSSNLEGLDVTYPYHNADNFIISKNFPNLNNEEACVGLQNKYGKIIDKLCYNSNMHFVFLKDKKGVSLERISVFRPSEDKSNWHSAAQTYGFGSPGVENSQTILTNNNDFASAIEINPKVFSPNNDGIADVIEICCNFSDPENLVTVIVFNVKGFPVKYLAKNEYIISSECLYWDGVGDNGMTVPQGNYIIVVDMFSSSGRIGKYKKVFSVRY
- a CDS encoding PorT family protein, producing the protein MKKILPILILILSISTTITAQIPENIKRHYTNSFDVFTIISTNKPENFNPRAINQGFRLSASYVIPFGKSNFSFSIGAGISFQNYYIDALPKDMLPSSLQLEGMGDNFYFLKIDSITDPSITYSRNKMTLTYIDIPFEFRYCGNKGFKVSVGAKIDFLINSYFKFKGTDYLYGTEGDIKIKKYNLDHLSAFQIGPIVRIGWKWFNAYATYSLTPVYDAGAGSKLNPITVGISFTPEY
- the rpoN gene encoding RNA polymerase factor sigma-54, with translation MLNQKLQLKQQQKLSPQQIQLMKLLQLPVMALEQRIKEEIEENPVLEDVSDIGTTDDYEEGEASATNDEYDEASDYESDETDSDNEFSFEDYISDDDDEIPAYKLYTNNVSKDDERKEIPIASRKSFLDFLQEQILMLDLDSEQYIVAEYIIGNLNESGYLNRDLTFLSDDLITTEGIEVSTKEIEMVLSKIQTLDPPGVGARNLQECLLIQLKRLPQDENVVLATAIIEKCIDEFTKKHYNKILSKLKINEEQLKDAEKVILKLNPKPGNSMSETAKTIGYIIPDFIVNIVDGEPVLSLTSQNVPELKIKNSYISMLRNLNNSSEESKKEAVAYIKQKIESGKTFIDLINQRQKTLMNTMQTIIELQYDFFVTGDEIKLKPMVLKDIADKIEMNISTVSRVINSKYVRTPYGTFLLKYFFSEAMENDSGEEVSTREIKAIMQECVNNEDKNKPMTDDELMEYLNKKGYPIARRTVAKYRQQLNIPVARLRKQI
- the asnS gene encoding asparagine--tRNA ligase, whose protein sequence is MSKTKRIKIVDLLVNEDYNSIVVVKGWIRNKRVSKNVAFLAVNDGSTINNLQIVINDPDDELISKCSVGSSISCIGKWVKSQGDKQAGELISEKLEVTGFADPELYPLQPKKHSLEFLREIAHLRFRTNIFGAVFRIRHAMAYAIHKFFNDKGFFYINTPIITASDCEGAGEMFRVTTLDLLDLPKNDLGMIDYSKDFFEKETSLTVSGQLEGELAAMALSEIYTFGPTFRAENSNTARHLAEFWMVEPEMAFCDINDNMDLAEEMLKYLVKYALDNCADDLRFLNDRQVNEEKDKPQNERSAMQLIEKLEFVLANDFVRIKYSEAIDILKNSNHNKKKKFKYPVDGWGVDLQSEHERYLVEYHFKKPVILTDYPKDIKAFYMKQNDDGKTVRAMDVLFPQIGEIIGGSEREADYDKLLTRMKEMGVPEKEMSWYLDTRKFGTVEHSGFGLGFERLLLFVTGMSNIRDVIAFPRTPGNAEF
- a CDS encoding DUF308 domain-containing protein; translated protein: MARTFFKTVKNSIKNWYLALIAGIVLIALGIWVLFTPSEAYVSLAILFSISFLIIGIIDIVFSISNKDEIDGWGWTLASGILGVILGIILMIHPVISFTTLPLFVGFLIVFRSIYLIGLSIDLRQYRISGWGYLLALSIITLILGIILLFNPMLSALTLVVFTGVGFIVMGIYAIYASIKLKKLKNKIDKAIEIEK
- a CDS encoding magnesium transporter CorA family protein — translated: MVETLKFGTLKWHNIPNPIDDDIDFLLDEFHFHPLAIEDCMSSTNQRPKIDVYDDYYFLILHFPYLDKQNKFLRIREVKIFWGENYIITIGKAHWTVLEMFEEAKQSTLSEDNNEDFMFGSSDQLLYRIMQKMMEETYKLVRRIGIGIDYINTEMFDNKADRSIENISISRKNVILLNTTFKPQVRLFHKFESGEIKGYADNMEEYWSNILDYVQKIWDMTEDFGELIESLSKTFDSMQANRTNEIIKILTFFSSVLLPLTFITGLYGMNVNLPFGESRNAFILLIGVMIVTIVGMLLFFKRKRWL
- a CDS encoding bifunctional 3-deoxy-7-phosphoheptulonate synthase/chorismate mutase type II; the protein is MYNSIDQYNIQEFSSWSPSFDKKLIIAGPCSAESEKQVLNTAEAIVNDINIFRVGIWKARTQPKTFTGIGKSGLKWLKKVEELFNIPTMIEVLSPEHVKYALDHNIKYVWLGARTTVNPYLTEEIALALAGSDMRVFIKNPMVPDISLWMGAIERINNAGINKIAAIHRGFQSMYSAPYRNEPIWEIPIKLKCMFPSLPILCDPSHIAGKTEYIEEIVNKALSLDMSGLMIETHISPKDALSDRAQQLSPGELHELLKSIDSSQNNIINSGIGQIDESVRQIETLRKLIDSLDESMLKTISQRLKAVEEIGKLKKDINIPALQVSRWKEIIENRINIGNNLNLPEKFVEKLMEIIHYEALKRQ